From Nicotiana tabacum cultivar K326 chromosome 22, ASM71507v2, whole genome shotgun sequence, one genomic window encodes:
- the LOC107760641 gene encoding F-box protein SKIP16, translating to MDLESLGGLTMHIILSKLAPQDAASVACVSKRFRNWASDDLLWSRFCADDLDLSSPLDPLDNPMPSFKASYQTWRECFNLYPWPLVTRVKRCWGGLRDWLAINFPEVSSTLRKGASEEEIQELEKSLKVKLPLPTRVLYRFCDGQELTSEEFSGSAPGNLLGLIGGYSFYDHLVNVSLLPLHQMIIETKEIIRHLGFGNRSKYVVVAASCGYNEKIFFLNCSNGQLYVGTRNLSTDGEMLPCVPNVLISSLHDVKGSQQQDAMLLWLEEHGRRLQNGMIKVRKEGKVRSIILFPEEPSICSLAVTNGVKVRASSVFVPEFSNLQDDSEKFLFAYSIRMSLSPEGCKMNGMTFSSCQLYWRRWIIRCNNRIVDDVNGEAVIGKFPLLQPGEEFVYESCTAQSSSPGSIEGAFTFVPGRLADPKGSAFEAEVARFPLLVPEYIF from the exons ATGGATCTAGAAAGCTTAGGTGGGTTAACGATGCATATAATCTTATCCAAATTAGCACCTCAAGATGCTGCATCAGTAGCTTGTGTTAGTAAGAGGTTTAGGAATTGGGCTtctgatgatttgctttggtccAGATTTTGTGCTGATGATCTTGACCTTTCTTCCCCGCTTGACCCACTTGACAATCCCATGCCTTCTTTCAAG GCATCTTATCAAACGTGGCGGGAGTGTTTTAATCTTTACCCATGGCCTTTGGTCACTCGAGTTAAAAGATGTTGGGGCGGACTAAGAGACTGGCTAGCAATAAATTTCCCTGAAGTTTCCTCTACATTGCGTAAAGGTGCATCTGAGGAAGAAATACAGGAGTTGGAGAAGAGTTTAAAAGTGAAGTTGCCTCTTCCTACTAGGGTTCTCTACCGATTCTGTGATGGTCAAGAACTAACAAGTGAGGAGTTCAGTGGAAGCGCGCCTGGGAATTTGTTGGGCCTCATAGGAGGCTACTCCTTTTATGACCATCTAGTGAATGTATCTTTGCTGCCTTTACATCAGATGATAATAGAAACTAAAGAAATTATCAGACATCTCGGATTTGGCAATCGATCTAAGTACGTCGTTGTAGCAGCCTCTTGCGGTTACAATGAAAAGATTTTCTTCCTCAACTGTTCCAATGGTCAACTTTATGTCGGTACTAGGAATCTCTCAACTGATGGAGAAATGCTCCCTTGTGTACCGAATGTCTTGATAAGTTCGCTTCATGATGTAAAAGGCAGTCAACAACAAGATGCCATGCTCTTGTGGCTAGAGGAACATGGCCGCCGTTTGCAAAATGGCATGATCAAAGTCCGTAAAGAAGGAAAAGTCAGAAGTATCATTCTTTTTCCAGAAGAACCTTCAATTTGTTCTCTTGCTGTAACAAATGGTGTAAAG GTTCGTGCTTCTTCTGTGTTTGTCCCAGAGTTCAGTAACCTTCAAGATGATTCTGAGAAGTTCTTGTTTGCTTATTCTATCCGCATGTCTCTTTCACCTGAAGGATGCAAAATGAATGGAATGACCTTCAGCTCTTGCCAGCTATATTGGAGACGTTGGATCATCCGCTGCAATAACAGAATTGTAGATGATGTAAATGGAGAAGCAGTGATAGGAAAG TTTCCACTACTGCAACCAGGTGAAGAATTTGTCTATGAAAGTTGCACGGCACAGTCATCTTCACCAGGCTCAATTGAAGGAGCTTTTACTTTTGTACCAGGGAG